One part of the Deltaproteobacteria bacterium genome encodes these proteins:
- the proC gene encoding pyrroline-5-carboxylate reductase: MFADKTIAIVGAGNMGEVLIRGLIDGRVIEPRQLVAVEIITERRKLIAERYGCEVTDDPHAIDHADVIVLAVKPQAMDATLKTIAKFAHPGQLIVSIAAGIHTDRIERAFGDVRVPVVRVMPNAPASVLQGASALYAGQYATDADVALAQRIFEEVGRAVVVKQEALMDVVTGLSGSGPAFIFMMIEALSDAGVQLGLPRNVANMLAGQTTYGAAKMFLETGKHPGELKDVVATPGGTTFAGLRALEKGIFRSTVMDAVEAATRRSRELGKE; this comes from the coding sequence ATGTTCGCGGACAAGACCATCGCCATCGTCGGCGCGGGCAACATGGGCGAGGTGCTGATTCGGGGCCTGATCGACGGGCGCGTCATCGAGCCGCGCCAGCTCGTAGCCGTCGAGATCATCACCGAGCGGCGCAAGCTGATCGCCGAGCGTTATGGGTGCGAGGTCACCGACGACCCGCACGCCATCGACCACGCCGACGTCATCGTACTCGCGGTCAAGCCGCAGGCCATGGACGCCACGCTCAAGACGATCGCCAAGTTCGCGCATCCGGGCCAGCTCATCGTCTCCATCGCCGCGGGCATCCACACCGACCGCATCGAGCGCGCGTTCGGCGACGTACGTGTGCCGGTGGTGCGCGTCATGCCCAATGCCCCGGCGTCCGTGCTGCAGGGGGCGAGCGCGCTCTACGCCGGCCAGTACGCCACCGACGCCGACGTGGCGCTCGCGCAGCGCATCTTCGAAGAAGTGGGCCGCGCCGTCGTCGTGAAACAGGAAGCGCTGATGGATGTCGTGACCGGGCTTTCGGGCTCCGGCCCGGCATTCATTTTTATGATGATCGAGGCGCTCTCCGACGCCGGCGTGCAGCTCGGCCTGCCGCGCAACGTGGCGAACATGCTCGCCGGGCAAACCACCTACGGCGCGGCCAAGATGTTTCTGGAAACCGGCAAGCACCCGGGAGAACTCAAGGACGTCGTGGCGACGCCCGGCGGAACGACCTTCGCCGGCCTGCGCGCGCTCGAAAAAGGCATCTTCCGTTCCACGGTCATGGACGCGGTCGAGGCCGCCACGCGCCGTAGCCGCGAACTCGGCAAGGAATGA
- a CDS encoding carboxypeptidase M32, with product MAALEVTYNTLVTDSKEITDLGSIAGLLSWDQETMMPPKAIEAKARQLSLMSGIIHRRQTDEKRGEWIDKLAAGLDTLAPEQQATVLECRRVFDKLRKLPPELVEEESRLCSLAHDEWIKARKESKFEIFAPWLEKIFAIKKRIADYWGYPDTPYDAMLDDYEPGSTTASVGGVLGDLRDKLVPWVHGIAASPVKPRTDFLSRGFPKDAQRELGLAVIRAIGFDLDAGRVDISAHPFCSGTGNDVRLTTRYFEDQPFASFYGMIHEAGHGLYEQGLHPEHLGAPLGSSSTMSIHESQSRLWENVIGRSKSFVAHFEKNLRAAYPEQLRGVSIDEIYAAVNRVEPSLIRVEADEVTYGLHIVVRFEIERELMSGALPVADLPAAWNARMEKYLGITPPNDAEGCLQDVHWSLGLVGYFPSYALGSLNAAQLFAAARRDLPGLDAKLAAGEYKVLLEWLREKVHRLGRRYTPDDLIEHVTGKRPSADDFMAYIADKFGALYGVKV from the coding sequence ATGGCGGCGCTCGAGGTGACCTACAACACTCTGGTGACCGATTCCAAGGAAATCACGGATCTGGGCAGCATCGCGGGGCTGCTCTCGTGGGATCAGGAAACGATGATGCCGCCCAAGGCGATCGAGGCCAAGGCGCGGCAACTCTCGCTCATGTCGGGCATCATCCACCGCCGCCAGACCGACGAAAAGCGCGGCGAGTGGATCGACAAGCTCGCCGCCGGCCTCGACACACTCGCGCCCGAGCAGCAGGCGACGGTGCTCGAATGCCGCCGCGTCTTCGACAAGCTGCGCAAACTCCCGCCCGAACTCGTGGAAGAGGAATCGCGGCTGTGCTCCCTCGCGCACGACGAGTGGATCAAGGCGCGCAAGGAATCCAAATTCGAAATCTTCGCGCCGTGGCTCGAAAAGATCTTCGCGATCAAGAAACGCATCGCCGATTATTGGGGCTATCCCGACACGCCCTACGACGCGATGCTCGACGACTACGAGCCCGGCTCGACCACGGCCAGCGTCGGCGGCGTGCTCGGCGATCTGCGCGACAAGCTCGTGCCCTGGGTGCACGGCATCGCCGCGTCGCCCGTCAAGCCGCGCACCGATTTTCTTTCGCGCGGTTTTCCCAAAGACGCGCAGCGCGAGCTCGGCCTCGCCGTGATCCGCGCGATCGGGTTCGACCTCGACGCCGGGCGCGTGGATATCAGCGCGCATCCGTTCTGCTCCGGCACGGGCAACGACGTGCGATTGACGACGCGCTATTTCGAGGACCAGCCCTTTGCCTCGTTCTACGGCATGATCCACGAAGCGGGCCACGGCCTCTACGAGCAGGGCCTGCACCCCGAGCACCTCGGCGCGCCGCTCGGCTCGTCGTCCACCATGTCCATCCACGAGTCGCAGTCCCGACTGTGGGAAAACGTGATCGGGCGCTCGAAGAGCTTCGTCGCGCACTTCGAGAAAAACCTGCGCGCCGCGTATCCCGAGCAGCTTCGCGGCGTGTCGATCGACGAGATCTACGCGGCGGTGAACCGGGTCGAGCCCTCGCTGATCCGCGTCGAGGCCGACGAGGTCACCTACGGCCTGCACATCGTGGTGCGTTTCGAGATCGAGCGCGAACTGATGTCCGGTGCCTTGCCGGTTGCCGACCTGCCCGCCGCGTGGAATGCGCGCATGGAAAAATACCTGGGCATCACGCCGCCCAACGACGCCGAGGGCTGCCTGCAGGACGTGCACTGGTCGCTCGGCCTCGTCGGCTACTTCCCGAGCTATGCGCTGGGCAGCCTGAACGCGGCGCAGCTTTTCGCCGCCGCGCGCCGCGACCTGCCGGGACTCGACGCGAAACTCGCCGCCGGCGAGTACAAGGTGTTGCTCGAATGGCTGCGTGAAAAGGTGCACCGCCTGGGCCGTCGCTACACGCCCGACGATCTGATTGAGCATGTCACCGGCAAGCGTCCCAGCGCCGACGACTTCATGGCCTACATCGCGGACAAATTCGGCGCGCTTTACGGCGTGAAGGTGTGA
- a CDS encoding PBP1A family penicillin-binding protein, with protein sequence MTGPQWDPPDDDRWSVPRPAARSALRKPPKRRRWLRVLAAIVMIGFVACGAAAYLFYRGLAEGLPKLDGLRDYRPNIVSTVYDRKGRLMGEFFWENQRRVVVPYDKIPKVLIDAVIAVEDEHFFTHKGLDYAGIARAAIQNIKTGEIKQGASTITMQVCRTFLLSREKTWERKLREAILAVRLERNFTKEEILFLYLNQIFFGNGAYGVEAAAYNYFGKTVSQLSLGEAALLAGLPQAPSRYNPFANREAALARRSHVLDRMVETGAIDRAQADAAQGEGLRLVAPPDPNREIAPYFTEHVRRYLMKKYGADTVLKEGLKIHTTCDLDLQAEAEKAVRAGLAELAKRQGYMGPERRVARADWPEYVKGLEKRRGDVKLVAGTRLTGLVTRADASGATIDVGGAMFTMGSGGVAWVTRIVRKDMPARLGPFGGVDQVVSPGDAVLVRVIDPKARTCELDQAPHSQGALVSMDVNTREVFVLVGGYSFDDSQFNRAVQAKRQPGSAFKPIVYAAALDLGMTPATRFMDTALVFADGWRPGNYSGSFSGELTMRQALAQSINTVTIRIAQAVTPTYIERFAKRLGIKSLAGSDLSMALGTYEVLPVELMNAYAVFASGGRWADPIYVRRIEDRDGNVIEDNALAPVAETVEPLPGAPDITGQKSKIELEEGDPAWMLPEDSPQKIEFLEDFNVKMRSLAPPKPKGPDRIDDVPLPDWTRDAKGRIVAKQVLSEQTAYLITSLMQSVITRGTGGRAAALGKTLAGKTGTTNEYVDAWFIGYSPEILTGVWVGNDAGSKPLGPGEAGSRTALPIWIEFMKVALKGRADLPFAPPPGIETAVIDPATGLLANDGQEGAYAEYFKAGTAPMQYAPSPDAPKPDRFFEMDF encoded by the coding sequence GTGACCGGACCGCAGTGGGATCCCCCCGACGACGACCGCTGGAGTGTGCCGCGCCCGGCGGCGCGCTCGGCCTTGCGCAAACCGCCGAAGCGGCGCCGGTGGCTGCGTGTGCTCGCGGCGATCGTGATGATCGGTTTCGTCGCGTGCGGCGCGGCAGCGTATCTGTTCTACCGGGGTCTTGCCGAGGGGCTGCCGAAACTCGACGGCCTTCGCGACTACCGCCCGAACATCGTGAGCACGGTCTACGACCGCAAGGGTCGGCTCATGGGCGAGTTTTTCTGGGAAAACCAGCGCCGCGTCGTCGTGCCTTACGACAAAATCCCCAAGGTGCTGATCGACGCGGTGATCGCCGTCGAGGACGAGCACTTCTTCACGCACAAAGGGCTCGACTACGCTGGCATCGCGCGCGCCGCGATCCAGAACATCAAGACCGGCGAGATCAAACAGGGCGCGAGCACGATCACGATGCAGGTGTGCCGTACGTTCCTGCTCTCGCGCGAAAAAACGTGGGAACGCAAGCTGCGCGAGGCGATCCTCGCGGTGCGTCTCGAGCGCAACTTTACGAAAGAAGAGATTCTCTTTCTGTACCTGAACCAGATATTTTTCGGCAACGGCGCGTACGGGGTCGAGGCCGCGGCTTACAACTACTTCGGCAAGACGGTGTCGCAGCTTTCGCTCGGGGAGGCGGCGCTGCTCGCGGGATTACCGCAGGCGCCGTCGCGTTACAACCCCTTTGCGAATCGCGAAGCCGCGCTGGCGCGCCGAAGCCACGTTCTCGACCGCATGGTGGAGACGGGGGCGATCGACCGCGCGCAGGCCGATGCCGCGCAGGGCGAGGGTCTGCGGCTCGTCGCGCCGCCCGACCCGAACCGCGAGATCGCGCCGTACTTCACCGAGCACGTTCGCCGATACCTGATGAAAAAGTACGGTGCCGACACCGTGCTCAAGGAAGGCTTGAAGATCCACACGACCTGCGACCTCGACCTGCAAGCCGAAGCGGAAAAGGCCGTGCGCGCCGGGCTTGCCGAACTTGCGAAACGTCAGGGCTACATGGGTCCCGAGCGGCGCGTGGCGCGCGCGGACTGGCCTGAATACGTGAAGGGTCTGGAAAAACGCCGGGGCGACGTGAAGCTCGTTGCGGGTACGCGCCTAACGGGTCTCGTTACGCGCGCCGATGCGTCGGGCGCGACGATCGACGTGGGCGGCGCGATGTTCACGATGGGCTCCGGCGGCGTCGCGTGGGTCACGCGCATTGTGCGCAAGGACATGCCCGCGCGGCTCGGCCCGTTCGGCGGCGTCGATCAGGTCGTTTCGCCCGGCGACGCCGTGCTCGTGCGCGTAATCGATCCGAAGGCGAGGACGTGCGAACTCGATCAAGCGCCGCACAGCCAGGGCGCGTTGGTGTCGATGGACGTGAACACCCGCGAGGTGTTTGTCCTCGTCGGCGGCTATTCGTTCGACGACTCGCAGTTCAACCGCGCCGTTCAGGCGAAGCGCCAGCCGGGCTCCGCGTTCAAGCCCATCGTTTACGCGGCGGCGCTCGACCTCGGAATGACTCCGGCGACGCGCTTCATGGACACGGCACTCGTCTTCGCCGACGGCTGGCGGCCGGGCAACTACAGTGGGAGTTTTTCGGGCGAACTCACGATGCGGCAGGCGCTCGCGCAGTCGATCAACACGGTCACGATCCGAATCGCGCAGGCGGTGACCCCGACGTACATCGAGCGTTTCGCCAAACGCCTCGGCATCAAGAGCCTCGCGGGATCGGACCTGTCAATGGCGCTGGGCACCTACGAGGTGCTACCCGTCGAACTCATGAACGCGTACGCCGTTTTTGCGTCGGGCGGCCGGTGGGCTGACCCGATCTACGTACGCAGGATCGAGGATCGCGACGGCAACGTGATCGAGGACAACGCCCTCGCGCCGGTCGCCGAAACGGTGGAACCGCTGCCCGGCGCGCCGGACATCACGGGGCAGAAGTCGAAAATCGAACTGGAGGAGGGCGACCCCGCGTGGATGCTGCCCGAGGACTCGCCCCAGAAGATCGAGTTCCTCGAGGACTTTAACGTGAAGATGCGTTCGCTCGCGCCGCCGAAGCCCAAGGGCCCGGACCGCATCGACGACGTGCCGCTGCCCGACTGGACGCGCGACGCCAAGGGCCGGATCGTTGCGAAGCAGGTGCTCTCCGAACAGACGGCGTATCTCATCACGAGCCTCATGCAGTCGGTCATCACGCGCGGTACCGGTGGTCGTGCCGCGGCGCTGGGCAAGACCCTCGCGGGTAAGACGGGCACGACCAACGAATACGTCGACGCGTGGTTCATCGGGTACTCGCCGGAGATCCTCACCGGCGTGTGGGTCGGCAACGATGCGGGCAGTAAGCCGCTCGGGCCCGGCGAGGCGGGAAGCCGCACCGCGCTACCGATCTGGATCGAGTTCATGAAGGTGGCGCTGAAGGGTCGGGCGGACCTGCCTTTCGCCCCACCGCCGGGCATCGAAACCGCCGTGATCGACCCGGCGACCGGCCTGCTGGCGAACGATGGACAGGAAGGTGCGTACGCCGAATACTTCAAGGCGGGCACCGCTCCGATGCAGTACGCGCCGAGTCCGGATGCCCCCAAACCCGACCGATTTTTCGAAATGGACTTCTAG
- a CDS encoding ThiF family adenylyltransferase produces the protein MSAVDRYQRQTLFAPLGAAGQARLRAARVAVVGAGALGTHLVNLLARAGVGFLRVIDRDVVEWTNLHRQVMFDESDAREGRPKAEAAAAAVGRFNAEVAVEARVADLSPRQAAELLGSVDLILDGTDNVETRYLINDFAVMNGVPWIYGGAVGSTAVACAFTPGGSCLRCLWDDPPPPGSLPTCDTAGVLPSAPALAASLQAAWAMRLLAGEAVDPWLLQIDVWDGQTARVRVRKRDDCKTCVRGVYEFADAKATSWTTNLCGRGAVQVSPPEATALDLAALASRFAPLGEVRRKGLYLEFDVEGHTLMVFADSRVIVKNTTDPARARTLVARYLGL, from the coding sequence ATGTCGGCAGTCGATCGATATCAGCGGCAGACGCTCTTCGCGCCGCTCGGTGCGGCGGGGCAGGCGCGGCTGCGTGCGGCGCGCGTCGCCGTCGTCGGCGCGGGTGCGCTGGGCACGCACCTCGTCAATCTGCTTGCGCGCGCCGGCGTCGGGTTTCTGCGCGTCATCGACCGCGATGTCGTGGAGTGGACCAACCTGCACCGGCAGGTGATGTTCGACGAGTCCGACGCGCGCGAGGGGCGCCCCAAGGCCGAGGCCGCGGCGGCGGCTGTCGGGCGTTTCAACGCCGAGGTCGCGGTCGAGGCGCGTGTCGCCGATCTGTCGCCGCGCCAAGCCGCCGAACTGCTGGGCAGCGTCGATCTGATCCTCGACGGCACCGACAACGTCGAGACGCGCTATCTCATCAACGACTTCGCGGTGATGAACGGTGTGCCGTGGATCTACGGTGGCGCGGTGGGCTCCACCGCCGTGGCGTGCGCGTTCACGCCCGGCGGCTCGTGCCTGCGCTGCCTGTGGGACGATCCGCCGCCCCCGGGATCGCTGCCGACCTGCGACACCGCGGGCGTGTTGCCGTCGGCCCCCGCCCTCGCCGCGTCGCTGCAAGCCGCGTGGGCGATGCGCTTGCTCGCGGGCGAGGCGGTCGATCCGTGGCTGTTGCAGATCGACGTGTGGGACGGCCAGACCGCGCGGGTGCGCGTGCGAAAACGCGACGACTGCAAGACCTGCGTGCGCGGCGTATACGAGTTCGCCGACGCGAAGGCGACCAGTTGGACGACCAACCTGTGCGGGCGCGGGGCGGTGCAGGTCAGTCCTCCCGAGGCGACCGCGCTCGACCTCGCGGCGCTGGCCTCGCGATTCGCGCCGCTCGGCGAAGTGCGTCGAAAGGGCCTCTATCTCGAATTCGACGTCGAGGGTCACACGCTCATGGTCTTCGCGGATTCGCGGGTGATCGTGAAAAACACGACCGATCCCGCCCGCGCGCGCACGCTCGTGGCGCGGTACCTGGGCCTGTAG
- a CDS encoding FAD-binding protein — MATLNSNIPGGPIDTKWTRHKFDLKLVNPANKRKFNIIVVGTGLAGASAAASLAELGYHVKNFCFQDSPRRAHSIAAQGGINAAKNYQNDGDSVFRL, encoded by the coding sequence ATGGCCACACTCAATTCGAATATTCCCGGCGGTCCGATCGACACCAAATGGACCCGTCACAAGTTCGATCTGAAACTCGTCAACCCGGCGAACAAGCGCAAATTCAACATCATCGTGGTCGGGACGGGACTCGCGGGCGCATCCGCGGCGGCGAGCCTCGCCGAGCTCGGCTACCACGTGAAGAATTTCTGCTTTCAGGACAGCCCGCGGCGCGCGCACAGCATCGCCGCGCAGGGCGGCATCAACGCGGCCAAAAACTACCAAAACGACGGCGACAGCGTGTTCCGCCT
- a CDS encoding succinate dehydrogenase cytochrome b subunit codes for MTKTAANGLLSSIGKKEIVAISGLGALGFLCVHFLGNTTIYFGREAFNAYAEHLHALGVLLYYAELGLAAVFATHIVFAVWVTLENWRARPVPYAVKAKSDQSRWASRLMIWSGLYMLAFIVAHLVNFRAKRGTGEIADHVGHLFSNPGWALYYAVSMALVAFHLSHGIWSAMQTLGIGMAHEGFRRNMEKIALVISIVFGIGFGLMPVLVYLRPLHLLH; via the coding sequence GTGACCAAGACCGCCGCTAACGGGCTACTGTCGTCCATCGGCAAGAAGGAGATCGTCGCGATTTCCGGGCTGGGCGCGCTGGGCTTTCTGTGCGTCCACTTCCTCGGGAACACGACCATCTACTTCGGCCGTGAAGCCTTTAATGCCTACGCCGAACATCTGCACGCGCTGGGCGTTCTGCTCTACTACGCTGAACTCGGTCTCGCCGCGGTCTTCGCGACGCACATCGTCTTCGCCGTGTGGGTGACGCTCGAAAATTGGCGCGCGAGGCCGGTGCCCTACGCGGTGAAAGCGAAGTCCGACCAGTCCCGCTGGGCCTCGCGGCTCATGATCTGGTCCGGTCTCTACATGCTCGCCTTCATCGTGGCGCATCTCGTCAACTTCCGGGCGAAACGCGGCACGGGAGAGATCGCCGATCACGTCGGCCACCTCTTCTCAAACCCCGGCTGGGCTCTCTACTACGCCGTCTCGATGGCACTCGTCGCGTTCCACCTGTCGCACGGCATTTGGAGCGCGATGCAGACGCTCGGCATCGGCATGGCGCACGAAGGCTTCCGCCGAAACATGGAAAAAATCGCGCTCGTCATCTCGATCGTCTTCGGCATCGGCTTCGGCCTCATGCCCGTGCTGGTTTATCTGCGTCCCCTGCATTTGCTGCATTGA